The Lactuca sativa cultivar Salinas chromosome 2, Lsat_Salinas_v11, whole genome shotgun sequence genome includes a window with the following:
- the LOC111883396 gene encoding putative pentatricopeptide repeat-containing protein At5g43820 isoform X2 — protein sequence MLLSPEDKLRGIFIQKLNGKTEIKRALSAASVDIEVTFDLVAKVVNRGSLDGGSMVTFFKWAIEKGKVFEDVDSYNIVLKGLGRRKFFNYMINLLGEMREKGVNPNHETLFIFMDSYVKAKQVSKALHMFKKLEEFGMEYDSESLKVMLRCLCNRSHVATASSLLYKMKEKVRLDCETYNILLCGLSKFGKINEIERVLKEMVEDGFDPDSLTFSYLLEGLGRAGRINDVIDIFVKLKEKRTCVLNVNLFNAMIFNFISIGDIDESLKYYNLMLSNNCEPNMETYISIISAFLKARRVADAIEMFDEMIGRGIIPTTGTITLFIEFLCSYGPPHAAMMIYKKARDVGCVVSLSAYKILLMRLSRFGKCGMLLNVWDEMEQSGYFSDVEVYEYIINGLCNNGQLENATIVMEECLKKGFCPSRLICAKLSNKLLASNKVEMAYKLSLKIKKGRHDENAQKYWRAKGWHF from the coding sequence ATGCTGCTATCACCTGAAGATAAGTTGAGAGGGATTTTCATTCAGAAGTTGAATGGGAAAACTGAAATTAAACGAGCTTTATCAGCAGCTTCTGTTGATATTGAAGTGACTTTTGATTTAGTTGCTAAAGTAGTGAATAGAGGGAGTTTAGATGGGGGATCTATGGTTACGTTTTTCAAGTGGGCTATTGAAAAGGGGAAAGTATTTGAGGATGTTGATAGTTATAATATAGTTCTGAAAGGGTTAGGAAGAAGGAAGTTCTTTAATTATATGATCAATTTGTTAGGTGAAATGAGGGAGAAAGGTGTGAACCCTAACCATGAAACATTGTTTATTTTTATGGATAGTTATGTTAAGGCCAAACAAGTTTCAAAAGCTTTACATATGTTTAAGAAATTGGAAGAATTTGGGATGGAATATGATTCGGAGTCTTTGAAAGTCATGCTAAGATGCCTTTGTAATCGGTCTCATGTAGCCACTGCAAGTTCTTTGCTGTATAAAATGAAAGAAAAGGTGCGGCTTGATTGTGAGACGTATAATATACTACTATGTGGGTTGTCCAAATTTGGAAAGATCAATGAAATTGAAAGGGTTTTGAAGGAAATGGTGGAAGATGGATTTGATCCTGATAGCTTGACTTTTAGCTACCTTCTCGAAGGCTTAGGGAGAGCCGGTCGAATCAATGATGTCATTGACATCTTTGTGAAATTGAAAGAGAAGAGAACATGTGTGTTGAATGTCAATCTTTTCAACGCAATGATCTTCAACTTCATATCGATTGGAGATATTGATGAATCTTTGAAATACTACAATCTTATGTTGAGTAATAATTGTGAACCAAATATGGAAACTTATATCTCAATAATCTCTGCTTTTCTTAAAGCTCGAAGGGTGGCCGATGCTATTGAaatgtttgatgaaatgatagGACGAGGGATCATCCCGACCACCGGGACAATAACCTTGTTTATCGAGTTTCTTTGTAGTTATGGCCCACCGCATGCTGCTATGATGATTTATAAGAAAGCAAGAGATGTAGGATGTGTGGTATCATTAAGTGCTTACAAGATTCTCCTTATGAGACTTTCAAGATTTGGTAAATGTGGCATGCTTTTAAATGTATGGGATGAGATGGAGCAAAGTGGTTATTTTTCTGATGTAGAAGTTTATGAGTACATTATCAATGGGCTTTGCAACAATGGTCAACTTGAAAATGCTACCATAGTTATGGAGGAGTGTTTGAAGAAAGGTTTTTGTCCAAGTAGGCTTATATGTGCTAAGTTGAGTAACAAACTACTTGCTTCAAACAAAGTAGAAATGGCTTATAAACTATCTCTAAAGATCAAAAAAGGTCGCCATGATGAAAATGCACAAAAATATTGGAGAGCTAAAGGGTGGCATTTTTGA
- the LOC111883396 gene encoding putative pentatricopeptide repeat-containing protein At5g43820 isoform X1: MLIARFNIIKYTSQSLHPSISLIPFSTQPIYLLNSDDKKPTENNINIHELHVLDKLSVLLPIRHCNIHPTGKPRSELTQLNKNLEMLLSPEDKLRGIFIQKLNGKTEIKRALSAASVDIEVTFDLVAKVVNRGSLDGGSMVTFFKWAIEKGKVFEDVDSYNIVLKGLGRRKFFNYMINLLGEMREKGVNPNHETLFIFMDSYVKAKQVSKALHMFKKLEEFGMEYDSESLKVMLRCLCNRSHVATASSLLYKMKEKVRLDCETYNILLCGLSKFGKINEIERVLKEMVEDGFDPDSLTFSYLLEGLGRAGRINDVIDIFVKLKEKRTCVLNVNLFNAMIFNFISIGDIDESLKYYNLMLSNNCEPNMETYISIISAFLKARRVADAIEMFDEMIGRGIIPTTGTITLFIEFLCSYGPPHAAMMIYKKARDVGCVVSLSAYKILLMRLSRFGKCGMLLNVWDEMEQSGYFSDVEVYEYIINGLCNNGQLENATIVMEECLKKGFCPSRLICAKLSNKLLASNKVEMAYKLSLKIKKGRHDENAQKYWRAKGWHF; the protein is encoded by the coding sequence ATGTTGATTGCTAGATTCAACATAATAAAGTACACTTCTCAAAGTCTTCACCCTTCAATTTCATTGATACCATTTTCGACACAACCAATTTATCTATTGAACTCAGATGACAAGAAACCTACGGAAAACAATATCAACATCCACGAACTCCATGTCTTGGATAAATTGTCTGTTCTTTTACCCATTCGCCATTGCAATATACATCCAACTGGAAAACCTAGGTCAGAACTAACTCAACTCAACAAAAATCTAGAGATGCTGCTATCACCTGAAGATAAGTTGAGAGGGATTTTCATTCAGAAGTTGAATGGGAAAACTGAAATTAAACGAGCTTTATCAGCAGCTTCTGTTGATATTGAAGTGACTTTTGATTTAGTTGCTAAAGTAGTGAATAGAGGGAGTTTAGATGGGGGATCTATGGTTACGTTTTTCAAGTGGGCTATTGAAAAGGGGAAAGTATTTGAGGATGTTGATAGTTATAATATAGTTCTGAAAGGGTTAGGAAGAAGGAAGTTCTTTAATTATATGATCAATTTGTTAGGTGAAATGAGGGAGAAAGGTGTGAACCCTAACCATGAAACATTGTTTATTTTTATGGATAGTTATGTTAAGGCCAAACAAGTTTCAAAAGCTTTACATATGTTTAAGAAATTGGAAGAATTTGGGATGGAATATGATTCGGAGTCTTTGAAAGTCATGCTAAGATGCCTTTGTAATCGGTCTCATGTAGCCACTGCAAGTTCTTTGCTGTATAAAATGAAAGAAAAGGTGCGGCTTGATTGTGAGACGTATAATATACTACTATGTGGGTTGTCCAAATTTGGAAAGATCAATGAAATTGAAAGGGTTTTGAAGGAAATGGTGGAAGATGGATTTGATCCTGATAGCTTGACTTTTAGCTACCTTCTCGAAGGCTTAGGGAGAGCCGGTCGAATCAATGATGTCATTGACATCTTTGTGAAATTGAAAGAGAAGAGAACATGTGTGTTGAATGTCAATCTTTTCAACGCAATGATCTTCAACTTCATATCGATTGGAGATATTGATGAATCTTTGAAATACTACAATCTTATGTTGAGTAATAATTGTGAACCAAATATGGAAACTTATATCTCAATAATCTCTGCTTTTCTTAAAGCTCGAAGGGTGGCCGATGCTATTGAaatgtttgatgaaatgatagGACGAGGGATCATCCCGACCACCGGGACAATAACCTTGTTTATCGAGTTTCTTTGTAGTTATGGCCCACCGCATGCTGCTATGATGATTTATAAGAAAGCAAGAGATGTAGGATGTGTGGTATCATTAAGTGCTTACAAGATTCTCCTTATGAGACTTTCAAGATTTGGTAAATGTGGCATGCTTTTAAATGTATGGGATGAGATGGAGCAAAGTGGTTATTTTTCTGATGTAGAAGTTTATGAGTACATTATCAATGGGCTTTGCAACAATGGTCAACTTGAAAATGCTACCATAGTTATGGAGGAGTGTTTGAAGAAAGGTTTTTGTCCAAGTAGGCTTATATGTGCTAAGTTGAGTAACAAACTACTTGCTTCAAACAAAGTAGAAATGGCTTATAAACTATCTCTAAAGATCAAAAAAGGTCGCCATGATGAAAATGCACAAAAATATTGGAGAGCTAAAGGGTGGCATTTTTGA